The Vibrio sp. 10N DNA window AGAAGTCATTGATGAGTTGAGGCTTTCGAACTGAGTGTTCATTTTGCCAATGCCATCCACGGTCGCGAATGACGCCATTTGCGCAATCATTTGGTCATTACTGACCGGCTTAAACGGATCCTGTTGAGACAACTGCTTAGTGAGTAATGACAGGAAATCTTCTTGTTTCAGATCCTGTTTACCCGTGCTCTCTTCAGTCTTGCTTTGATCTTGCAGTTTTTTTAATTGGTCAAGGTAGGATAAACTGCCTTGACCAACATTGTTGATTCCAGCCATGTGCTATCTCCTATCTCTATTTACCCATTCGCAGCGTGCTCATGAGCATCTGCTTACTCGCATCCGCCACCTGAACATTGGTCTGGTATGAGCGTGACGCTGAGATCATGTTTGCCATCTCTTCCATCACGTTGACGTTCGGCTTGTAGATGTAGCCTTCATCATTCGCTAATGGATGATCTGGGTTGTACTCCGCGCTTAGTGGTTTATCACTTTCCACAATGCCCATCACTTTCACCGGCACTGTGTGGTCGCGGTTGTATTTTGCTTTGTTCAGCTCAGCACCAAACACAGCATGGCGTGCCTTGTAGGTGTCTTTCGCTGAACTACTAATACTGTCGGCATTAGCGAGGTTACTTGAGGTGGTATTCAGACGAACCGATTCGGCGCTCATTGCGCTACCCGTTACATTGAAAACGTTAAATAAGCTCATCTAAATTACTCCCCTTTGATCGCTTTGGTCATGTTCTTGAACTTGCTTCCTAGAAAATCAATCGAAGCTTGATGACGCAATTGGTTCTGCATGAACAAGTTTCGCTCTAGATCCACATCGACGGTATTACCGTCGCCCGTATCTGGTTGAGTCGGAGTGCGGTACAACACTTCGCCAGAAACATTAGTGGAGGCAGAAATGTGCCGTCCATCGGTGCGGCTAAGACCAATACTTGCCCCTGAGCTTGCCGCTTTTAACGCACGGTCAAAGTCCATCCCTTTCGCCTTAAAGCCAGGGGTATTTGCCTGTGCAATATTGGTAGAGATGACTTCTGCATTCTTTTCACGTACCCCGACGGTATGTTGGTGAATGCCTAGTGCATTGTTAAAAGAGATGGCCATTGAAACCTCATCGTTCAAAAACAGGTGCCTGTCGTAGTTACAAAGCAATATCCGCGCCAAAAATGTTTGCCATTGTAAATAATTGCATTCATTTCTCTCGCGAGCCGGCCATTGAGCAAGTGCTATGGCGAAAACCGTCTTGCAAACACTGCGCCAATAACCCATTGGATGATTAGGAATGTCATAGCGCTGCTCATCCACAGCAGCGCTATGGGTGAGCATAGCAAATAAAAAAGCCTTGGTGATACACCAAGGCTTTAGCAAGAGATAACGATTAACGTTAGCGGCTAGGATTTGAGCTTGTAAATGATGCCCGGATTACAGCGCACCATCTCAAATTGATCGGTCAGGCCTGTCAGCGATTCTGAAGCGCCCAACAACAAATAACCGCCCGGATTTAAACTGCGCGCCATTTGATTTAGCACTTTAGCCTTCATATCCGGTGAAAAATAAATCAATACGTTACGACAAAAAATGATATCGAACTTACCGAGCAAGGCGTAAGAATCCATCAGGTTCTGCGGTCTAAAGTTGACCAAACGTTTCACATTGTCTTTGACCTTCATTTTACCGTTGCCCGCATCTTCAAAAAATACACGGCGACGCTCAGGCGACAAACCTCGGCCCAATGCTAAGTT harbors:
- the flgC gene encoding flagellar basal body rod protein FlgC, with the translated sequence MSLFNVFNVTGSAMSAESVRLNTTSSNLANADSISSSAKDTYKARHAVFGAELNKAKYNRDHTVPVKVMGIVESDKPLSAEYNPDHPLANDEGYIYKPNVNVMEEMANMISASRSYQTNVQVADASKQMLMSTLRMGK
- the flgB gene encoding flagellar basal body rod protein FlgB, whose amino-acid sequence is MAISFNNALGIHQHTVGVREKNAEVISTNIAQANTPGFKAKGMDFDRALKAASSGASIGLSRTDGRHISASTNVSGEVLYRTPTQPDTGDGNTVDVDLERNLFMQNQLRHQASIDFLGSKFKNMTKAIKGE